The following are encoded together in the Salvia hispanica cultivar TCC Black 2014 chromosome 6, UniMelb_Shisp_WGS_1.0, whole genome shotgun sequence genome:
- the LOC125197504 gene encoding uncharacterized protein LOC125197504: protein MDKLTADCPYPGCFFCVMKEGNPSKRRASVLKFFRELPSQDDDSQVLPISGLWNTAMAHPNDSEFIELGIFECMTALIWKGLKNRRWLSHDQNIYIPYYAAHIIGSYTMNMEEFAEMAVHAGVIPALVELLRGRLTWVEQRVAVRALGHLATYTSTFPALASHGEILELAMQLAASSLEIVYTHFYQYVDRRLSYHCDLLTRGMGGVEMESRKAEEWASQLQCWSLQLINCFAFKHEFLPTICKPEFLVKLPEMWGGLVNENSPAGIGLLRTICHHKLGRGPVASCPSIIDALCNIARSSDDWQYMAIDCLVALLQDPSTCLKVIDTALPALLDLAEITTLGEHKKLGDSIVNVLQECIQTHGIGRNSISSRAKEQVEELLNSREQLKWEKSMPKEDLHIKQAAALVVKLEGNSLFSSGDISGAALKYSEALALCPVRSKKERIVLYSNRAQCNLLLQQPMAAISDATRALCLQNPVNLHAKSLWRRAQAYDMLGFAKESLLDAILYINECSQSTDHDAASRQNKVPEYAERFVKKQIRAAWLFKDAAAKHGGVHCEGGASDVCNQETDDSEWETASESDMGDDEKVRLADNLKSENRRKDRLTKASKKDMKQGYNLQPSEDEA, encoded by the exons ATGGATAAATTAACTGCTGACTGTCCATATCCTGGATGCTTCTTCTGTGTAATGAAGGAAGGAAATCCGAGCAAGCGCAGAGCCAGTGTGCTAAAATTCTTCCGGGAACTTCCTTCACAGGATGACGATAGTCAAGTCCTTCCCATCAGTGGCCTTTGGAACACGGCAATGGCACATCCTAATGATTCTGAGTTTATCGAGCTCGGTATTTTCGAATGCATGACAGCACTCATCTGGAAGGGCCTTAAGAATCGGCGTTGGCTGTCTCACGACCAGAATATATACATACCTTACTATGCAGCGCACATAATTGGATCGTACACTATGAACATGGAAGAGTTTGCTGAAATGGCTGTGCACGCGGGGGTTATCCCAGCATTGGTTGAACTTCTGAGAGGAAGGTTAACTTGGGTCGAGCAGAGAGTGGCAGTACGAGCTCTAGGTCACTTAGCTACGTACACCAGCACTTTCCCTGCTCTAGCAAGCCATGGCGAGATCTTGGAGCTTGCTATGCAGCTAGCAGCAAGTTCACTAGAAATCGTGTACACTCACTTTTACCAGTATGTCGACAGGAGGCTTAGTTATCACTGTGATCTTCTTACACGTGGCATGGGTGGCGTTGAAATGGAGTCTAGGAAGGCTGAAGAATGGGCTAGTCAGCTGCAGTGCTGGTCTCTTCAGCTGATCAATTGCTTTGCCTTTAAACATGAATTTCTTCCTACTATATGCAAACCGGAATTTTTAGTAAAGCTTCCTGAAATGTGGGGGGGACTAGTTAACGAAAACTCTCCTGCTGGAATTGGGTTATTGCGAACAATCTGTCATCATAAGTTGGGTAGGGGCCCGGTGGCTAGCTGTCCTAGTATTATAGATGCCCTGTGTAATATAGCACGATCATCGGATGATTGGCAGTATATGGCGATCGACTGTCTAGTTGCGTTGCTTCAGGATCCAAGTACCTGCCTTAAG GTGATTGATACAGCCTTGCCCGCACTACTTGATCTCGCGGAAATAACTACATTAGGGGAGCACAAGAAGCTTGGAGATTCAATTGTTAATGTGCTTCAGGAATGTATCCAGACGCACGGAATAGGACGCAATTCAATCAGTAGTCGTGCAAAAGAACAGGTTGAGGAGTTGCTAAATTCACGAGAGCAATTGAAATGGGAAAAAAGTATGCCAAAAGAGGATCTGCACATCAAACAGGCAGCTGCCTTAGTGGTTAAATTGGAAGGAAATTCATTGTTTTCATCCGGAGACATTTCCGGTGCTGCTTTGAAGTATTCAGAAGCACTGGCTTTGTGCCCGGTCCGgtctaaaaaggaaaggatAGTCTTGTACAGTAATCGAGCCCAGTGCAATCTCTTACTGCAGCAACCCATGGCTGCTATAAGCGATGCCACCCGAGCGCTCTGTCTTCAGAATCCAGTAAACCTTCACGCAAAAAGCTTGTGGAGACGAGCGCAGGCCTATGACATGCTTGGATTTGCAAAAGAGAGCTTGTTGGATGCTATTCTGTACATAAATGAGTGCTCACAGTCGACTGATCATGATGCAGCCTCAAGGCAAAATAAGGTTCCTGAGTATGCTGAGCGATTTGTTAAGAAACAAATACGTGCTGCTTGGTTATTTAAAGACGCTGCTGCTAAACATGGCGGTGTCCACTGTGAAGGTGGTGCAAGTGATGTTTGCAACCAAGAGACTGATGATTCCGAATGGGAAACAGCAAGCGAAAGTGATATGGGAGACGATGAAAAGGTCAGATTGGCTGACAATCTGAAGAGCGAAAACAGGAGAAAAGATAGACTCACTAAAGCTTCAAAAAAAG ACATGAAGCAAGGTTACAATTTGCAGCCCTCTGAGGATGAAGCATAA